The stretch of DNA CCATCAGAAATTTTGCCAGAAAGTGACAGAAGTCACGATGGCACAACAGTCTATCGACCTGGGCAATTCATCGTGAGAGAGGTTTTGGGAGATTTCGCCCATTGAAATTGAACCGTTTCCATCTTCGCGCCAGAAGTTCTCCAAAGTACAAGCATTTGCACCGGCACTTTCCGAGAGTCTCTTCCTCCCATCGAAGACCGTTAGCGATGAATCGGACGAGGAGGTTTTTCATTGTGCGGAGAGGAGTCAAGGATGAACCCGATGGATCGATCGATTGGCCTGAGCGTCGCTTCCATGTTCTGGTGGCCTGAAGTCATTTTATCGATTGCTATTGGCCTGGTGGTTTGTGGAATCGCTGTTCCGGCAGTACTGAACTCTCGCGAGAGTCAGCGTAAGGTTATGTGCCAGAATAGGTTGTCGCGACTGTCCACAGGATTGGCAGCCCATGAATCGGCTTATGGCACATTGCCACCAGGTGTGCTCTGGGGAAGATTTCAATACGACGCGCCACGCACCACCTACTATGCAAAACTCCTGGAAGTTCTCGGAGAGGAAACGCTCCTGCCCGTTGCAGGCGTCACATGGTGCTCATCCGAAAACGAACCTGTCACCAGCCTGCCGAGGCCGGAACTGCTCTGTCCGTCGGATTTGCGAGGCGGAGCCGTCAAGAACAATCTCAAATGTGGCGACCAGGCCATGACCAATTACATGGCCTGTTTTGGTCGAACGATGGCTGATGTCGCCCTCAAACGTGGACCATTCTTTGCGAACTCTGGACTCGATCTGAATCGTGTGGAGCGTGGTAGAGCTTCGCTGCTGCTCATGGCTGAGTACATCACGGGAACACCGACCGACCTTCGCGGCGGTCTCTGGGGCGATGAAGCGGGCATGAGTCTGATATTCACCTCTTTGCCTCCCAACAGCCTGGAGCCGGACAGGCTGTACCCGAATCCGAGGCTCTGTGATCCGCAGAATGCCTTGCATAACAATGTTCGGGCCAACATGCCCTGCGTTCATGGCGATGGCTACCTCACAGATACCGCAGCCGCCCGAAGCCATCATGCGGGAGGTGTGCATGCTCTGTTTGCCGATGGACGAATTCAGTTTGTTTCGAGTCGGATTGATCGTGAGCTTTGGCAAAATTACGGAGTCACTCATCCTGAGTCGGCAGCATGGGAGACTGCGAGCCTCTCTGATCAGAATACTGGTCATTTCCATTGGCCCTCGGGAAAGCTCACCTCCAGTCAGACGAAGGGGGAGTAAAGCTTCATGATGCGTGAACTGACGTACTGCCTGTCGATCATAGCGGCCTTGAGCTGTCTGCTCTTTAGTGGTGCTCACATTGCGTCGGGGCAGACAGGTATCAGTCAGCAACCTGATGCAGCAGATTCATCAGACAGCAATACACACAATCTTGCGTCCAAGCGAACCTATCATGGTGAGGTTGAGCCTCTTCTGCGGGCTCATTGTCTGGAGTGTCATCGTGAGGGAGGACTGGCACCATTCTCCTTAGAGGGTTTCGCGCAAGCAAAAGCCCATGCACTGACCAGCCTGCAAATGATTCAGCAGGTAAGTATGCCTCCCTGGCCACCCTCTGCCCGAAGTTTGCCTTTACAGCATGAGCGGTGTTTAACTGCCAATGAGCAGCAGCTCTTTGCCGAGTGGGTTCAACAGGGGAGATTGGCCGGCCATCCTTCGTTACCCAGTGACAACACGATCAGCGCAGTAACTCCACAAACGATTCAGACAAAGAGGCCACCGCTGGGTGAGCCTGATGCCGTTTTTGAACTTCCATCGAGTTTTGAAGTCCCGGCAGAGGGAGACGATATCTATCTGTATGTGCCGATACCCACAGGTTGGGCGAAGGACCAATGGATCCAGGCGATTGAATTTGAGCCGGGAGTGGCCAGCGTAGTGCATCATGCCAGCTTTATGGCTGACACTTCGGGAACTGCTCGCGAAATGGATGCAGAAACGAAGGAAATGGGTTACCGGCGATATGGCGGCAGTGGATTTACAGCCTCAAACACATTAGGAGGCTGGGCACCGGGGGCTCAGCCGATGGCATTTCCTCCCGGGATTGCCCGCAAGGTGGATCGCGGTGCTGATCTCGTCTTGCAGATGCATTATCACCCCTCGGGGCGTGTGGAGCATGATCGCTCGCGAATCAAAATCCATTTCGCCAAAGAACCTGTCCAGAAGCAGGTGGTTGAACTGATCATGGCGAATCTGGATCTTCAGATCCCGGCGAACCGAGCCTCTCATCGACATGTCGCGGAGTACGTTTTGCCAGTGGACGTGACGATTTACGGCATTGCTCCGCATGCACATCAAGTGGCGACTTCAGTGCTGATTGAAGCCATCGACTTCGAGACAGGGCCGACAATTCTGCTCGAGATCCCGCGCTGGAATATGAACTGGCAGCAGGTCTACGTGCCTCGAGCTCCATTGACATTACGTGGTGGAACACGCCTCAGGACGACATTCGTTTACAACAACTCATCGTCGAACCCCAGAAATCCACATCAACCACCGCAAGACATTTTCTGGGGAGAACAGACTTCTGACGAAATGGGGGTGGTTTTCTTTGATGCGACCACAAACACTCCCGAAGATCTCAAATTCCTGCAGTGGCACAATCAGAATCGCCTGACTGCTTCTCGTGAAGAGGCGGCACGCCATCCCCGCGGAAAAATTGAAGCACAATGAACTGCCAGCAAAGCAGCCCGGCCTCAATCAAGAAGCCGGGCTGATGAGTTGTGACAAGGTCGATGTTTCTATGGATCGCATGATCGATCAGCATGTCTCTCACCTGTTCATGAGAGAAAACCAGCAGAATTTCAGCGACCAAAACCACCATCAAAGACAGGGGCTACGACCGATCGTGTCAGCATGAGATCAATGCTGCGATTCGGATTGCCGCGCGTAATGACCTGCACGGGAGTGGCTGTCGACCACTGGAGTCGGCCCTGTGTCCAGATTTGTGCATCAATGGCGTAAATGCGTCTTTGATCAATCTCGTCACCATCGAAGTTCAGCCGGAAAGAAACGGGCACACTGCGTGGATTTTCGATGACTTCATCGACCAGCACGCGAGGGAACCGGGGGTTATCAGTGATGTCGACCAATCGAACTTCGACCACGGAGTTTGGTGGCAGAGACATGCGCTCGCGGTAGGTGACTGTGCCGACCAGAGTCGATAGCCTGGAGGGAGGATTGGGTATCAAGGACCGTTCAAGTCGAACCACTCGATTGGCCAGAGTGCGATCCCGGTGATTCCAGATGAGCAGGTTGA from Planctopirus ephydatiae encodes:
- a CDS encoding DUF1559 family PulG-like putative transporter → MDRSIGLSVASMFWWPEVILSIAIGLVVCGIAVPAVLNSRESQRKVMCQNRLSRLSTGLAAHESAYGTLPPGVLWGRFQYDAPRTTYYAKLLEVLGEETLLPVAGVTWCSSENEPVTSLPRPELLCPSDLRGGAVKNNLKCGDQAMTNYMACFGRTMADVALKRGPFFANSGLDLNRVERGRASLLLMAEYITGTPTDLRGGLWGDEAGMSLIFTSLPPNSLEPDRLYPNPRLCDPQNALHNNVRANMPCVHGDGYLTDTAAARSHHAGGVHALFADGRIQFVSSRIDRELWQNYGVTHPESAAWETASLSDQNTGHFHWPSGKLTSSQTKGE
- a CDS encoding YbaY family lipoprotein, with protein sequence MARLWKKIAGHGLCQLVALLALCSSGTAQAQLGTFQPDDRSRGIQGVDPRLVQPRLLPPTPQFPQPNLPRWKMGIEGEDFDVGVRVTEVYRPTPASRAGIEVDDIIITVNGYQVGIVNGQLFDIGEEFQKRADSRGYVNLLIWNHRDRTLANRVVRLERSLIPNPPSRLSTLVGTVTYRERMSLPPNSVVEVRLVDITDNPRFPRVLVDEVIENPRSVPVSFRLNFDGDEIDQRRIYAIDAQIWTQGRLQWSTATPVQVITRGNPNRSIDLMLTRSVVAPVFDGGFGR